The following coding sequences lie in one Arachis hypogaea cultivar Tifrunner chromosome 9, arahy.Tifrunner.gnm2.J5K5, whole genome shotgun sequence genomic window:
- the LOC140172996 gene encoding IAA-amino acid hydrolase ILR1-like 4 yields MPHLSIDPLLAASSAIVNLQQLVSREADPLDPQVVTVANFHGDGAFNVIPDSVTIGGTFRAFSPESITRLKERIQQVITGVATVHRCTAEVDFQEEQKPFYPATINDEKLHEHFLEVAKNVVGNENVYETQPVTVSEDFAFYQEVIPGYFFMLGFKSLTSVEPLPMLHSPHFTVNEDAFPYGAALHASLATTFLLNLDDGGKCHDEL; encoded by the exons ATGCCTCACTTGTCCATTGATCCCCTTCTGGCAGCTTCTAGTGCCATTGTCAACTTGCAACAACTTGTTTCTCGTGAAGCCGATCCTCTTGATCCCCAGGTAGTTACAGTTGCTAATTTCCATGGAGATGGTGCATTCAACGTTATTCCAGATTCTGTTACTATTGGAGGAACTTTCCGAGCTTTTTCACCTGAAAGCATCACACGTTTGAAAGAGCGCATTCAACAG GTAATCACCGGAGTAGCGACCGTTCATAGGTGTACTGCGGAGGTTGATttccaagaagaacagaaaccatTCTATCCGGCAACCATAAACGATGAGAAGTTGCATGAGCATTTTCTTGAAGTGGCCAAAAATGTTGTTGGAAACGAGAATGTTTATGAGACACAACCTGTAACGGTATCTGAAGACTTCGCATTCTATCAAGAGGTTATACCTGGTTACTTCTTCATGCTTGGATTCAAAAGTCTCACTTCAGTTGAACCACTTCCAATGTTGCACTCACCACATTTCACCGTCAATGAAGATGCTTTTCCCTATGGTGctgctcttcatgcttccttagCTACTACTTTTCTTCTCAACCTTGATGATGGAGGGAAATGTCATGATGAGTTATAA
- the LOC112712864 gene encoding uncharacterized protein isoform X1, with the protein MEFVYNALNQEIQKYEQELEKCKHCQQIRTQIQSLKKAIEAIKSTQQPKPSEFSQLSVVDKSGEEKIPENKTIAEIIKKSTQDKKYYVIYNGPMKGVYDAWKKAAPFTQQSRIIHRGGFLTLEEAKESFREYEALHPEQTLKRADKAPIQTQRTGIIRNIPTRAEIKEKKRVCRSNLRETLNIVLNWTAEKRAILGYYPIAKEQLTKLVIFPEASPSDTYQFFQYGLIDTILIFNDLKIISEFPAGIIDAVKRFKNMIDNVNPRDISLKFTNSQPIFNEEEECLVPAHQVIFMSVFPGNFQPIDQVQDLTIYSHEERLASTLARVFERTQKITRESHTRINYKSRNTLLVSSKKNEIEEREMRLLVEFESAFYNLSGLLEKLPERIKRNLCYLIKDREDHKCQLCVSELSEESNNKTESTHMIKEEDNTSEGHMMKEEDNTSEASLNIIA; encoded by the coding sequence atggagttcgtctacaacgcattaaatcaagaaattcaaaaatacgaacaagaactcgaaaaatgcaagcattgtcagcaaataaggacacagatccaatccctcaagaaggccatcgaagcaataaaatcaacacaacaaccaaaaccatcagagttcagccagctaagcgtggtggacaaatcaggtgaggaaaaaattccagaaaataaaacaattgctgaaattatcaaaaaatccacccaagataaaaaatattatgtaatttataatggccccatgaaaggagtatatgatgcctggaaaaaagcagcaccatttacacagcaatcaaggataattcatagaggagggtttttaacactggaagaagcaaaggaatcttttagagaatatgaagctcttcatccagagcaaaccctaaaaagagcagataaagctccaattcaaacccagagaacagggataataagaaacattcctacaagggctgaaatcaaggaaaagaaaagggtttgtagatcaaatctcagagaaacccttaacatagtcttgAATTGGACTGCAGAAAAGAGGGCgatcttgggatattatcctattgccaaagaacagctaacaaagctggttatatttccagaggcttccccatctgacacctatcagtttttccagtatggattaattgatacaatcttaatttttaatgatttgaaaattattagtgagtttcctgcaggaatTATTGATGcagtaaaaagatttaaaaatatgattgacaacgtaaatccaagggatatatccctaaaatttacgaatagtcaacctatttttaatgaagaagaagaatgcttggttccagcacatcaagtgatcttcatgtccgtcttcccaggaaattttcaaccaattgatcaagttcaagatttaacaatctacagtcatgaagaaagactagccagcacactagcaagggtcttcgaaagaactcaaaagataacaagggaatctcacacaagaatcaattataaaagcagaaatactttgcttgtgtccagtaaaaagaatgaaattgaagaaagagagatgagactcttagtggaatttgaatcagcattctacaacttatctggactcttagaaaagctccccgaaaggataaagaggaatctctgctatttgataaaagacagagaagaccacaagtgccagctatgtgtctcagagttatctgaagaaagtaataataaaacggaatcaacccacatgataaaggaagaagacaacacatctgaaggtcacatgatgaaagaggaggacaacacatctgaagcatctctcaacattattgcatag